The proteins below come from a single Tachypleus tridentatus isolate NWPU-2018 chromosome 13, ASM421037v1, whole genome shotgun sequence genomic window:
- the LOC143240356 gene encoding uncharacterized protein LOC143240356 has product MLRWCCPKFFSDTNPQTLHFEKGSCVAMGFNYVMFLGSVREGRNVLRVAKYMKNVFESNGHHVTVFDPQEMEFPMLKKPLHFYRPNEQPPDWLVKYNKIIQDADGYVVISAEYNRSIPPALTNMMNHFPPASYKYKPCGIVCYSLGPAGGIVAAMALRPFLGELGMVTPSFIFATPQVSDAFSEDGKPLTDRVRTGGSVLLKELEWYTAALKRQREEIGLPK; this is encoded by the exons ATGTTAAGGTGGTGTTGTCCCAAGTTCTTTAGTGATACAAACCCCCAAACGCTACACTTTGAAAAGGGTTCATGCGTCGCCATGGGCTTCAATTACGTTATGTTTTTAGGTAGTGTCCGAGAAGGACGTAACGTGTTACGGGTGGCTAAATACATGAAAAACGTTTTCGAATCCAATGGACATCATGTGACAGTATTTG ACCCACAAGAAATGGAATTCCCGATGCTAAAAAAACCTCTTCATTTCTACCGTCCAAACGAACAACCCCCTGATTGGCTAGTCAAGTACAACAAGATTATACAGGATGCTGACGGCTACGTGGTCATCTCAGCCGAGTACAACCGTTCCATTCCTCCAGCTCTGACCAACATGATGAACCACTTTCCTCCTGCGTCGTACAAGTACAAACCTTGTGGAATTGTTTGCTATTCCCTTG GCCCAGCAGGGGGTATAGTTGCAGCTATGGCGCTCCGACCTTTCCTTGGGGAGCTAGGAATGGTAACCCCATCGTTTATCTTTGCAACCCCACAAGTTTCTGATGCATTTAGTGAAGATGGGAAACCTCTAACGGATCGTGTCAGAACCGGAGGATCAGTTTTACTGAAGGAACTGGAATGGTACACAGCTGCTCTGAAGAGACAGAGGGAAGAGATTGGACTACCGAAATAG
- the LOC143236249 gene encoding E3 SUMO-protein ligase ZBED1-like — translation MNSQYHVPSRKTINSYLASAYQECKAEVVEEMSGKTVGIATDLWTNLKMKPFITLTCHFLTAEWELKTKVVATRAIDDRHTGVNIAQHVTDIAAEFGLDAISALVTDNASNMKVAAKEAKLEHIFCFSHSLQLAITDALKEPNIAKVLAAARRCVSHFDWSTVATQALHDHQKKIGVEPRMLIQEVATRWNSTYQMLTRLLHLRVSVMAVFYDENITKAKDRASLVFDDAMWSVMEGAVEVLKPLAQATELLTKEKIPTSSSIYTVLKHILTRLHEDQGSQGLQEMNGRDADVLTTLKARIVQGMMTRFQVDNSRVPTTEPGLWSLAAILDSRYKQLSFFPYALRERVEDYVKEQLLRDSISD, via the coding sequence CAGTACCACGTGCCCAGTCGAAAGACAATAAATAGCTACTTAGCCTCAGCATATCAAGAGTGCAAAGCAGAAGTTGTGGAAGAAATGTCAGGGAAAACAGTTGGTATAGCAACTGACCTGTGGACCAACTTGAAGATGAAGCCGTTCATTACGCTTACTTGCCATTTTTTGACTGCGGAGTGGGAACTCAAGACCAAAGTTGTTGCTACTCGGGCAATAGATGACCGCCATACAGGGGTGAACATAGCACAACATGTCACAGATATTGCTGCGGAGTTTGGGCTTGATGCTATCTCTGCCCTAGTCACGGACAATGCGTCCAACATGAAAGTCGCTGCGAAGGAGGCCAAATtagaacatatattttgtttctcacaCAGCTTACAGCTGGCTATCACTGATGCTCTTAAGGAACCCAACATCGCCAAAGTTCTTGCTGCAGCCAGACGTTGTGTAAGCCACTTCGACTGGTCCACTGTAGCTACCCAAGCCTTGCATGACCACCAAAAAAAAATCGGTGTTGAACCTCGTATGCTCATACAAGAAGTTGCCACAAGGTGGAATTCCACATATCAGATGTTAACGCGACTGCTTCACCTCCGTGTGTCTGTTATGGCAGTGTTCTACGATGAAAACATAACAAAAGCAAAAGATCGTGCCAGCTTGGTGTTTGACGATGCCATGTGGAGTGTGATGGAAGGGGCAGTAGAGGTCCTCAAGCCTCTTGCGCAGGCGACCGAGCTACTGACAAAGGAGAAAATTCCCACATCGAGTAGCATTTACACTGTACTCAAGCATATACTGACCAGGTTACATGAAGATCAGGGTTCTCAGGGACTTCAAGAAATGAATGGCAGGGATGCAGATGTGCTAACAACGCTGAAAGCAAGAATCGTGCAGGGAATGATGACTCGATTTCAGGTAGACAACTCCAGGGTTCCGACCACTGAACCAGGATTGTGGTCCCTCGCTGCAATATTGGACTCTCGCTACAAACAGCTGAGTTTCTTTCCCTATGCCCTGAGAGAGAGGGTAGAGGATTATGTGAAGGAACAACTACTCCGTGACAGCATATCAGACTAA